From Musa acuminata AAA Group cultivar baxijiao chromosome BXJ3-8, Cavendish_Baxijiao_AAA, whole genome shotgun sequence, one genomic window encodes:
- the LOC135645508 gene encoding large ribosomal subunit protein uL4c-like, protein MRISCATTPSLSSSFVASPLFAPNSHSFANVSLAKAQSAVRLRVRCELAAIPVLSFSGEKVGDVPLDLKSAPSDTARAVVHRGLVAEQQNQRRGTASTLTRGEVRGGGKKPYPQKKTGGARRGSQRTPLRPGGGVVFGPKPRDWSVKINRKEKRLALSTALASAAAAADALVVEDFGQEFEAGPKTKEFVAAMRRWGLDPKRKAMFLLTEVSDNVLLSCRNIGTIKLLTPRTLNLFDILDSEKLVFTKSAVEYLNSMYGENAEEEGDGEEEEEEIVLAGDN, encoded by the exons ATGCGGATCTCTTGTGCGACAACTccttccctctcctcctccttcgtcGCTTCTCCGCTCTTCGCACCTAATTCCCATTCTTTTGCTAACGTGTCCCTCGCCAAGGCCCAGTCGGCCGTCCGCCTCCGTGTCCGCTGCGAGCTCGCCGCCATCCCCGTGCTCTCCTTCTCCGGGGAGAAGGTGGGTGACGTCCCCCTCGACCTCAAGTCCGCCCCCTCCGACACTGCCCGTGCCGTCGTCCACCGCGGCCTTGTCGCCGAGCAGCAGAACCAGCGCCGCGGCACCGCTTCCACCCTCACCCGTGGCGAGGTCCGCGGTGGAGGGAAGAAGCCCTACCCCCAGAAGAAGACCGGCGGCGCCCGCCGCGGATCCCAGCGCACCCCGCTTCGCCCCGGCGGTGGCGTCGTCTTCGGCCCCAAGCCGCGCGACTGGAGCGTCAAGATCAACCGCAAGGAGAAGCGCCTCGCTCTGTCCACTGCCCTCGCCAGCGCCGCCGCGGCCGCCGACGCCCTTGTGGTGGAGGACTTCGGCCAGGAGTTCGAGGCCGGGCCCAAGACCAAGGAGTTCGTGGCGGCCATGCGGAGGTGGGGGCTCGACCCCAAGCGGAAGGCCATGTTCCTGTTGACGGAGGTGTCGGATAACGTCCTGCTCTCCTGCAGGAACATTGGGACCATCAAGCTGCTAACCCCCAGAACGCTCAACCTGTTTGACATTCTCGACTCAGAGAAATTGGTATTCACCAAATCGGCTGTGGAGTATCTCAATTCAATGTATGGGGAAAATGCGGAAGAGGAGGGggatggagaagaagaggaggaagagattgTTCTTGCAG GAGACAACTAA